The genomic window CGGCTTGGCCGGAGGCCGCTCTTAACGCCGCCCGCCTTAACGAAGCCGTCAATATGATGGCGGCTATCTCTTATTATCGTATGCTTGTTAGCGAGCTTGAAGAAGGTAATAGTTGGAAAACTTTAGCCGAAAATCGCTTAATTGTGCTAGAACCATAATAACATTATGGCTGTTAGCAAGTTGCGGCTTACCCACTAACTTTACCGTTTTACCGCCGGATATTATAACCACCGGCGTAAACGGAAACTTTTCTTTCCGCCTTGAAGAAGGACACGGTTTTGTTATTTACTACCGTGCCTTACCCAGCGGCCAAACCTTTATTAATGAAGATTTTAGCACGGCTATGCAAACCGGCTTGGCCGTCTTTACCGCCCGGCAATATCTGCCGGCGGCATCTCACGCTAATAGCGCTAACTTACAGGGCACGCCGTTTATTTGGCTGCCGGCTAACAGCGGCTCTTTTAGCTACCCTATAACGGTGGAAACCAGCTTTGACGGCGCACAGCTGGCTATTACTATTCGTGATAACTTCGGCACGGTTATCTTTAACGATGCCGTTATTCGCGGTAATGCCGGCCTTGCCAACCGTAACTTTGCGCAAACAATGGCCACCGCCCCCGATATGGCCAATATCACCGGCGGCACGATAACGCTTGCTTTTGCCGTAATGAATTTTAGGCTAAACTACACCACCTTAACACTTTATCCATCTATAGCTATGCATTTGGGTTATTTATCGCCCGTCAACCTTTACAATTAGCTTTTAAAACGCATATTGATAATAAGATTAACACTCGCCAGCGGCATATTTAAGATGGTGGCAATTTCGCCAATATCTTTGCCTTCGCGGTATAAAGCAATGGCCTCTTTCTCAGGGTCATTTTCTTGCTCGGAATGATTAAAATTATTTTTAGTTGGGGTATTTACTTTATCGGGTACTTCGGCAACTAAATTACTATCTTCAACTTGTACCACAGCGCTGATGGCCGGCCGGGCCAATTTGCGCAGCTCGCTGTAAACTTCACGGCTGCGTTCAAAATTTTGGGCCTCTTTCTCCAACAGGCTAATCTTACGTGTAGCCAAATCGATGACTTTACGCAGTTCGTGAATTTTAGCCTCAATTAAAGTTACCTGCCCGTCAACCGTTTCGTGCAAAACATTCACTAAGCCATCAAGTTTGTTTTGCTGCTCTAAAAATATACTATTATTATCTAACTTTTTTTTAATTTTATTACTTAGTATAATATAAATAATTATATTGCTAATAACCAATAATATTAGCATTAAAATAGTTGCCATTAAAGTGCCTTTAATTAAGTAAAAATATCGATGTTAGAGCCCAAGCCATGGTCGCGGTAGTACTGTTTAGCCTCTTCTTCTGTTTCTTTAGCGCGTCTTTTACGCTCGTTAGCGGCAAAGATAGCCGCCTCTTCGGTAAGAGCCGTTACCGCTTCTTCTTCGCCGGTTTCATCTACACTGCTGGCCTTTTGTACGGCTTGCGAACGCACTTGCTCGGCATCTCTATCTTTTTTACGGTTAATAAGCCCGGCTCGTTTTAACTCTTCGCGGCCAACATCATCTTGCCTAGCGATTGAAGCCTGTAGCTCAAGGGGTGTTAATGACGACATTTTAAACCTCCTTACTTACCTCTGGTTATATCATCTGCTATCTCTTCGTAGTTTTTGGTATGAATAGTGCCGCCGCTTTCGTAAAAGGTTACCCCTTTAGAGTATTCGCTGGTAACCTCGTAAAGAGCGTCATTAATATTGATTTTAACACCGGCTTGCACCCGCTGCGAGGCCGATATTTTACCAGCAAATTCGCGCTCGTTAATTTGCGTCATTTTTTCTTTAATTTTTTCCGACAGCCGCGCTATCTGCTGCTCTTTTTGTTCTTTTTCAATAGCCATTTCTTCGATACGCTGCTTTTTATCGGGCGGTAATTTTTTGCCTTTTACTGCTTGCAGCCAGTTATTTAAACTGCGGTCTATCTCGGAAAAAGCGCGTTCCAGCTCGGCCCGTTCTTCCACCAATTTATTTAAATCGTCTTTAAGGCGCGGGTCAAACCCGGTTTCCAGCTGAGTAACCGTACCCGATACCGAACCCAGCGAGGCGGCATTTATCTCTTCGCTGGCTCTAATATGGCCGCCAACGATAGCGGCGCGTTTACCTTTACACAATACCTTGCGCATAGCAATAACGTTAGAGTGCAAAATACCATCACTAACAATGACAAACTCGCCGACCTCTAAGTTACAGTTTTGTAAAAAGCGGCCCCAAAAACTTTTGCCGCACACAATCCCGCCGCTATCGGTGCTTTGGTCGCTCTCTTGTTTATGGCCGTTCACCCCGCCGTCAACATAAATATTACCGCCGGCACGCAGCTTACTGCGGCCAACAGTGCCGCTAATATGAATATCGCCGTTGGCAATAACCTCGTAACCATCACCAACATCACCTTTAATAACCAAAGTTCCCAAAAAGTTGATGTGGCTCTTTAAATCGCCGTTAATAATGTTAATGGTTTCTACACTAACGACACCTTTAACAAACAAAGCCTGCCCGCTGGCGGTGGCCAATACCTCTGTCCGGTCATCGCTCAGCACAACATTGTCGCCCAATTCCACCGGTACATCAACACCATCTTTGGCCGGCAGCAAAGCCCCTTTAACGGTATGGCCGGGTTTACCGGATTCGGGCGGCAATACCCGCGCCACCACCTCGCCTTTGTGCACACTTTGGATACGGCTGTTGTCTTTAAGGTCTACTTTATCGTTCTTTACTTGCTTTTTCTTTTCTTCTACCGCTTTGGTAAAATCGGTTTCAAATAAAAATTCTACCTTAGTATTATCACCGTCGCGGGCATCTTCACCTTCGGCAATAACGATTTGGGCGCGGTAACGCGGATGCTTTTCAATTTCTTCCAGCACATCTTCTTTAACACCGAAAAAAATACCGGCCAGCTTTAAAACCTCGCGAATATCGTCAAGGTCGGGCGAAGCCCCGCCTTCTTTAGGCGAGCTAATGGTTAAATAACCTTTCATATCATCACTGCTGACGGTAACATTGTATTCCGAGTTTGCACTGTAATTATATTCGTATTCGGCTATCTCTACCCATTCATCTTGCCCGGCCGCCACTATCGCTTCTAATTTAGCTTCATCTAAGTTAGGCAGCGAGCGGGTACTGCCCGCTTGCCGTAAAATATCTTCTACCGCTACAGCATTACCTTCACCTACCGGTGAGCTAACTTTAACGTAAACTTTGCCGTCTTTACCTAGTTTAATACCAAAATCGCCGTCTTTGCTCTGAACAACTTCTCTTTCTCCTTCTTCAGAGAATAAACCTTCACTATTGCTAAGCCTAGTAACACTATAATTAACCGATGGATAAACTAACAGCCGCCATTCTTTCTTAAAAAAGATACCAAACAAACCGGCATACCCGCGCGTTTGCACCTCGTACTCTAAACGGACGGTGGGTAAATCCAGCTCGGTCGAGGCTTCTCTTAAAGCCTGCTGAATGGTTTTACCCCATACCTCTACCGCTTTACGTTTGCGGTCTTGTTCTAAATCACTCTTTAAAACTTCGCGAAAGTCATCAAGGCTATATACCATGAGCCGCCTCCTTAAAAAACACCTTTACGGGCATTAAGCAACTTAGTACGCAGCAAAGCGATAGCTTTTGTATGCAGCTGCGAAACCCTCGATTCGGTTACCTCAAGCACCTTGCCGATTTCGCGCAAGGTTAAATTTTCGTAGTAATAAAGGATAAGCACTTTCTTTTCTTTTTCGGGCAACTCTTTAACTACATCAATCACGATGCGCCTTACCTCACTATTTTCGGTAATCACATCGGGCTGCAAGCTGGCCGGCGCTTCGATAGATTCCAGCATCGATACCTTATCGTTATCATCGCTGGTGTACCACACATCATCAAGCGACAAAATAGCCGAACTAGATATTTTTAGCACCAAACTGTGGTACTCTTTTAAGCTTATATCCATCGCTTCGGCTATCTCTTTAGCGGCGGCTTTACGGCCCAAGTTGGCCTCTAGGTTTTGCACCACCGTTGCTAAATCGCGCCCGCGCTGCCGTACTAAGCGCGAAACATGGTCTATACTGCGCAGCTCATCAAAGATGGCTCCTTTAATGCGCGTAACGGCGTAAGTTTTAAAGCGCGTATTACGTTCGGGGTCGTAACGTTCTATGGCGTCCATTAAACCAAAAACCCCATAACAAACTAAATCGTCAAATTCCACATTGGAGGGCATATTTGCCGACATACGACCGGCTACATATTTTACCAAAGGGTGATACTGCGTAATTATCTTATCGCGTATAGCAGGGTTATGAGTTTTTTTATATTCGAGCCAAAGTTTGTGCTCTTCTTCTTCTTCCATCATCTTACTCGTCCTTACTCATAGCTGTACGCATCATTTTAGCTAAATCTTCCGCACTAGCTTGCTCAAAAACACTAGCCTTATCGGGCTTAGACGGCAAAACAGTAACGGCTGCCGCCGGCGCTTCGGCCATTTTTAATTGTTCGTAGCCGCTATCGTGGGGGCTGTCTTCTTCGTCGGCCAAAACAATGTTTAGCCTATTACCGGTATCGGCCGGCGGCGGCGCTGCGGCTGGAGCGGCAACCTCCGCTTCTTCTTTGGGTTTAGCTGCCGCAAAAAGCTCCGGTAAAAATTTTACCATTATCTCTAGGGCGGCGCTAAACAGCATAGCCATTACCACCCCGCTAATTAAAGAGCGAATTAATATAATTACCAGAGTTGTTCCGGCGATAGCGCCAAAAACTATGGCTAACACCATTCCTACGCCAAAAGCTATAAGCGCTCCTTTTATTCTGATAACCTGCCCCCTTAATTACTATAAAACCGCTTTTCCTTTATTATACTAAATTATTAAAAAAAACAAAAGCTCTTTTTGGCATTTATTTAGCGTCAAGTTTATAGCCATACAACCATAGCTTATACTATACCCGACAAAAACAGTTAAATAAACCTACCATAAGCCACTAACCGGCAAATTTTAAATTTTTTCCATGAGCAATTTTTTTAGTTGGGCCGGACCGGTAGAAAAGACATCAACTAAATCGACATCCTTTAGCATATTAATATGGCCGCTAAAAATAGCCCCTTGCTCGATAGAGATACCTTTAACGGTTACATTACCTTGCAGCACGGCTTTTTCGCTTAACTCCAGCTTACCTTTAAGCTCTACATCACCATGCAGCTGGCCGAATAACTCTAGATTATCGGCTTTTACTTTAGCCCGCACCGTAGCGGTTTCTTCTATTAAAATATTACCTTCAGCCTCAATCTCGCCATCGTAACGGCCCTTAATAATTAAAGAATTACTAAAAACCATACGGCCCTTAAAAGCGGTGGTTGTACCAAGCACACTAATTTTTTGCTCTTTTTCGCGCATAAAGTTATTTTACTCCCTAAAATGCTATCTAGTCAAGAGGTTTTAGCTAATTAATCGCCGCTTTCAAATAGTCCGCAAGCAGCTTGACAACTTATCTTTCTTCAGTTACTCTCAAGTTATGCACCAACTACCAGACTATATAAACACTTTAAAGATGGGCTACCTAGATGAGCCGCAGCCCAGCTACATTTATGGCAGCGCCGATTATGTGCGTATAGCCACCTTACATTTATTAGCTAAAGAGATACTCAGTAAACAATTAAGCGGTAACACCGCCGAGCTGGGCGTTTACAGAGGCGGTTTTGCCC from Spirochaetaceae bacterium includes these protein-coding regions:
- the whiG gene encoding RNA polymerase sigma factor WhiG, with protein sequence MEEEEEHKLWLEYKKTHNPAIRDKIITQYHPLVKYVAGRMSANMPSNVEFDDLVCYGVFGLMDAIERYDPERNTRFKTYAVTRIKGAIFDELRSIDHVSRLVRQRGRDLATVVQNLEANLGRKAAAKEIAEAMDISLKEYHSLVLKISSSAILSLDDVWYTSDDNDKVSMLESIEAPASLQPDVITENSEVRRIVIDVVKELPEKEKKVLILYYYENLTLREIGKVLEVTESRVSQLHTKAIALLRTKLLNARKGVF
- a CDS encoding FapA family protein — encoded protein: MVYSLDDFREVLKSDLEQDRKRKAVEVWGKTIQQALREASTELDLPTVRLEYEVQTRGYAGLFGIFFKKEWRLLVYPSVNYSVTRLSNSEGLFSEEGEREVVQSKDGDFGIKLGKDGKVYVKVSSPVGEGNAVAVEDILRQAGSTRSLPNLDEAKLEAIVAAGQDEWVEIAEYEYNYSANSEYNVTVSSDDMKGYLTISSPKEGGASPDLDDIREVLKLAGIFFGVKEDVLEEIEKHPRYRAQIVIAEGEDARDGDNTKVEFLFETDFTKAVEEKKKQVKNDKVDLKDNSRIQSVHKGEVVARVLPPESGKPGHTVKGALLPAKDGVDVPVELGDNVVLSDDRTEVLATASGQALFVKGVVSVETINIINGDLKSHINFLGTLVIKGDVGDGYEVIANGDIHISGTVGRSKLRAGGNIYVDGGVNGHKQESDQSTDSGGIVCGKSFWGRFLQNCNLEVGEFVIVSDGILHSNVIAMRKVLCKGKRAAIVGGHIRASEEINAASLGSVSGTVTQLETGFDPRLKDDLNKLVEERAELERAFSEIDRSLNNWLQAVKGKKLPPDKKQRIEEMAIEKEQKEQQIARLSEKIKEKMTQINEREFAGKISASQRVQAGVKININDALYEVTSEYSKGVTFYESGGTIHTKNYEEIADDITRGK
- a CDS encoding polymer-forming cytoskeletal protein gives rise to the protein MREKEQKISVLGTTTAFKGRMVFSNSLIIKGRYDGEIEAEGNILIEETATVRAKVKADNLELFGQLHGDVELKGKLELSEKAVLQGNVTVKGISIEQGAIFSGHINMLKDVDLVDVFSTGPAQLKKLLMEKI